In Phormidium yuhuli AB48, one genomic interval encodes:
- a CDS encoding PEP-CTERM sorting domain-containing protein (PEP-CTERM proteins occur, often in large numbers, in the proteomes of bacteria that also encode an exosortase, a predicted intramembrane cysteine proteinase. The presence of a PEP-CTERM domain at a protein's C-terminus predicts cleavage within the sorting domain, followed by covalent anchoring to some some component of the (usually Gram-negative) cell surface. Many PEP-CTERM proteins exhibit an unusual sequence composition that includes large numbers of potential glycosylation sites. Expression of one such protein has been shown restore the ability of a bacterium to form floc, a type of biofilm.) produces the protein MSLRHPLSLATLSLSLTGLSMLIPSQADALTFSEGGEFSGFVESLEVESDVTDSSEFRFADGEGEYQDIGSYGEFGIGPTDGVFAPYQGESGLIQSVDFEDVDEGVSGFLEFQSDDRALSPWSFDITDNVTMTSLGDESVEVAADGVFRGPEDEAPGNFTLTTQGDGETTASFSSDVAVPEPTGLLGLGVVAGVMAGLRRWTKPEESG, from the coding sequence ATGAGTTTACGCCACCCACTAAGCCTGGCGACCCTGTCCCTATCCTTAACAGGGCTTTCCATGCTCATTCCCTCCCAAGCAGATGCGCTCACATTTAGTGAAGGGGGAGAGTTTAGTGGCTTTGTCGAGTCATTGGAAGTTGAGAGTGATGTCACTGACTCATCGGAGTTTCGCTTCGCAGATGGGGAGGGAGAGTATCAGGATATTGGCAGTTATGGAGAGTTTGGAATTGGCCCAACAGATGGAGTCTTTGCCCCCTATCAAGGAGAATCAGGACTGATTCAGAGTGTTGATTTTGAGGATGTTGATGAGGGTGTATCGGGGTTCTTAGAATTTCAATCCGATGATAGGGCTTTGTCACCCTGGTCGTTTGATATCACGGATAATGTGACAATGACTTCACTGGGCGACGAGAGTGTTGAAGTAGCCGCTGATGGTGTCTTCCGAGGACCCGAAGATGAAGCCCCTGGGAACTTTACCTTAACCACACAGGGGGATGGAGAAACAACAGCCAGTTTTAGTTCTGATGTTGCGGTTCCTGAACCGACTGGATTGTTAGGGTTAGGTGTTGTCGCCGGTGTCATGGCTGGCCTACGTAGATGGACGAAACCTGAGGAGTCTGGGTAG
- a CDS encoding PEP-CTERM sorting domain-containing protein has product MNLQHTLGCAALSLSFAGLSLLTAAPAEAFTLIFGNGDSFGGEADFNLLGDRSTSYAFDFLDVDKNPTGLGNYGNWGMTHGTGTFAPYSTNGLISDGYLIKSVDFTTVGSSITSFLKYDNTEPGADPTLASWEMDLKNITFGDFWLGTTRFIGIDGTAVFRSGNTVTGEAAFSTQLLRTKENPHTMSFNAAIVPEPTGVLGAGIAVTMMAGLRKRSKQNA; this is encoded by the coding sequence ATGAACCTACAACATACGCTCGGCTGCGCCGCCCTTTCTCTGTCTTTTGCTGGACTGTCACTCCTGACCGCTGCCCCGGCTGAAGCCTTTACCCTCATTTTTGGGAATGGCGATAGTTTCGGAGGGGAAGCGGATTTCAACCTGCTGGGAGATCGTTCCACTTCTTATGCATTTGATTTCCTTGATGTTGATAAGAACCCAACCGGACTTGGCAACTACGGCAACTGGGGCATGACCCATGGCACCGGGACATTTGCTCCTTATTCTACCAATGGGCTAATCAGTGATGGCTACCTCATCAAGAGTGTTGATTTCACGACCGTTGGTTCTTCCATCACGAGCTTCTTGAAATATGACAATACTGAGCCTGGTGCTGATCCAACTCTGGCGTCCTGGGAGATGGATCTTAAAAATATAACGTTCGGTGACTTTTGGCTTGGTACTACTCGCTTTATTGGAATTGATGGCACGGCTGTCTTCAGGAGTGGTAATACTGTTACCGGTGAGGCTGCATTCAGCACTCAGCTTCTTCGCACTAAGGAAAACCCTCATACGATGAGCTTCAATGCAGCTATCGTTCCCGAACCCACTGGAGTTCTCGGTGCGGGCATTGCTGTCACCATGATGGCCGGCTTACGCAAACGTTCCAAACAAAACGCTTAA